One genomic window of Candidatus Protochlamydia phocaeensis includes the following:
- a CDS encoding cytidylyltransferase domain-containing protein, with product MTEEKKIKILVQARMGSTRLPGKVMKEVLGRPLLDFQIERLQQARLPHGIEILTTTESSDEPIVAFCQKKGLAYFRGSEEDVLDRYYQAAKEGKLDVIVRVTADCPLIDPDILDHIIAVYLAAFPTYDYVSNGLERTYPRGLDVEVFSFAALEKSYREAKEPEEREHVTPYIYRHPELFHLKNISHSPALDHYRWTVDTPEDFELIQLILDRLYPLNPRFRLQDILALLDRHPDWNKINAHIEQKKLSPLNKKA from the coding sequence ATGACTGAAGAAAAAAAGATTAAAATTCTCGTACAGGCACGCATGGGATCGACTCGCTTGCCTGGAAAAGTTATGAAAGAAGTCTTGGGCCGGCCCCTTCTAGATTTTCAAATCGAGCGTTTGCAGCAAGCGCGTTTGCCACATGGCATTGAGATCTTGACGACGACGGAATCAAGCGATGAGCCCATTGTTGCTTTCTGCCAAAAGAAAGGCCTAGCCTATTTTAGAGGTTCGGAAGAGGATGTTCTAGACCGTTATTACCAAGCGGCTAAGGAAGGAAAATTAGACGTCATTGTAAGAGTGACAGCGGATTGTCCGTTAATTGATCCTGATATTTTAGATCATATCATCGCTGTCTACTTGGCCGCTTTTCCCACTTATGACTATGTATCAAATGGATTGGAAAGAACATATCCCAGAGGGCTAGATGTAGAAGTTTTCTCTTTCGCAGCATTGGAAAAATCTTATCGAGAAGCCAAAGAGCCGGAGGAGAGAGAGCATGTTACCCCGTATATCTATCGCCATCCGGAACTCTTCCATCTAAAGAATATCAGCCATTCACCTGCATTGGATCACTACCGTTGGACTGTGGATACTCCTGAAGACTTCGAATTAATCCAACTTATTTTAGACCGGCTTTATCCGCTTAACCCGCGTTTTCGCCTACAAGATATCTTAGCCTTATTGGACCGGCATCCGGATTGGAATAAAATTAATGCGCATATTGAGCAAAAAAAGCTTTCTCCTCTAAATAAAAAAGCGTAA
- a CDS encoding GNAT family N-acetyltransferase — protein sequence MEWKYVCLIKECFGEEKGYLLTAIRKEDIAHIREWRNEQMDVLRQKALISEQDQLAYFTHVIEPTFTQPHPRQILFSFLHTGICIGYGGLTNIDWENKRAEVSFLVNTKRAQEKETYAADYWHFLHLLAGIAFNELGFHRLFAETFAFREHHIHILETAGFKREGALREHVFKHNRWYDSIMHGLLAREYKNAQ from the coding sequence ATGGAATGGAAATACGTCTGCTTGATAAAGGAATGTTTTGGAGAAGAAAAAGGGTATTTGCTAACTGCAATCCGCAAAGAAGACATAGCGCATATTCGCGAATGGCGAAATGAGCAAATGGATGTTCTTAGGCAGAAAGCCCTTATCTCGGAGCAGGATCAGCTTGCCTATTTCACTCACGTCATTGAGCCGACCTTTACCCAACCTCATCCCCGTCAAATTCTATTTAGCTTCCTTCATACAGGCATTTGCATCGGATATGGAGGATTGACCAATATAGACTGGGAAAATAAGCGAGCGGAGGTATCTTTTCTGGTTAATACCAAGCGGGCCCAAGAAAAGGAGACATATGCAGCCGATTATTGGCACTTTCTTCATTTGCTCGCCGGCATCGCTTTTAATGAATTGGGCTTTCACCGGCTTTTTGCGGAAACGTTTGCATTTCGCGAGCACCATATCCATATTTTGGAAACAGCCGGATTTAAAAGGGAAGGAGCTCTAAGAGAACATGTTTTTAAGCATAACCGATGGTATGATTCCATTATGCATGGATTGTTAGCCAGGGAGTATAAAAATGCGCAATAA
- a CDS encoding NAD-dependent epimerase/dehydratase family protein: protein MRNKRVFVSGGAGVIGTALVDFLLREGADVFVGDLKPCPKSWFGKVKYRQGDLNTISPQDLLTFDPEIFFHLAATFERSEESFPFFEENFHHNVKLSHTLMHILKDAPSLEKVVFASSYLIYDPQLYQFSSPQEKNAILTEASPIYPRNICGAAKLFHEMELRLLRHFLQQNTSFISARIFRVYGRQSRDIISRWIRAALREETLTVYRPEGRFDYIFADDVAEGLLRLAQTDYSGVVNLGSGQARSIQDVLHILRQHFPKIDIETVESDIAFENSQADIQRLEALTSWKPSHTLEIAIPKLIEFEKESLRFPTQSSEHPSVMITSISKKMPLIQAVRNAANKIGQFKNIHGCDSHPFCIGQYGVDEFWQCPPLSEMNLEEMIAYFQKNYITAVIPTRDADLEFYARHLSFLQKRGVHVMVSKFDAVSTCLDKKRFADFLIKQRFPAIPTSLAIEELKTSRYVVKERRGAGSHQLGLNLPKEEAIIHSKGLKEPIFQPYIEGEEWSVDLYRTKEGRVKGCVARQRNYVVAGESQVTTTVSYPALERLCEEMADHLDLYGHAIFQLIEDAQGDFHVIECNPRFGGASTVSIAIGLDSFFWFFVECLGQSLQDYPFIRRQGEVRQVRYMTDRIIPWSSYLT from the coding sequence ATGCGCAATAAACGCGTCTTTGTTAGCGGGGGAGCAGGGGTAATCGGAACGGCGCTTGTGGATTTTCTCTTGAGGGAAGGCGCTGATGTATTTGTCGGCGATCTTAAACCTTGCCCGAAGTCATGGTTTGGAAAAGTAAAATATCGCCAGGGCGATCTTAATACCATTTCGCCGCAAGATTTGCTCACATTTGATCCCGAAATTTTTTTTCATTTGGCCGCCACTTTTGAGCGTTCAGAGGAAAGCTTCCCTTTTTTTGAGGAAAACTTTCATCATAATGTTAAGCTCAGCCATACCCTAATGCACATTTTAAAGGACGCGCCTTCCCTTGAAAAAGTCGTTTTTGCATCCAGCTACCTCATTTATGATCCTCAGCTTTATCAGTTTTCCTCTCCTCAAGAAAAAAATGCGATTTTGACAGAAGCGTCTCCCATTTATCCGCGCAATATATGCGGAGCGGCTAAATTATTTCATGAAATGGAGCTGCGGCTGTTAAGGCATTTTTTGCAGCAGAATACATCTTTTATTTCTGCACGGATTTTCCGTGTCTATGGAAGGCAGTCGCGCGATATTATTTCTCGTTGGATACGCGCAGCTTTAAGAGAAGAAACGCTAACTGTTTATCGTCCGGAAGGGCGATTTGATTATATTTTTGCCGATGATGTTGCCGAAGGGTTACTTCGGCTTGCACAGACTGATTATAGTGGAGTCGTGAATTTAGGATCCGGCCAAGCCCGATCGATTCAAGATGTCTTGCATATTCTTCGACAGCATTTCCCAAAAATAGATATAGAAACTGTTGAGTCCGATATTGCATTCGAAAATTCTCAAGCAGATATTCAACGCTTGGAAGCGTTAACAAGCTGGAAGCCTTCGCATACCTTAGAAATAGCTATTCCCAAATTGATTGAATTTGAAAAAGAGAGCCTCAGATTTCCCACTCAATCATCTGAACATCCAAGCGTGATGATTACTAGCATTTCCAAAAAAATGCCTCTCATTCAAGCTGTCCGTAATGCTGCCAATAAAATCGGACAATTTAAAAATATTCACGGATGCGATAGCCACCCTTTTTGCATTGGACAATATGGTGTGGATGAATTTTGGCAATGCCCGCCTCTGTCTGAAATGAATTTAGAAGAAATGATTGCCTATTTTCAAAAAAATTATATTACAGCCGTTATTCCTACCCGTGATGCGGATTTGGAATTCTATGCCCGCCATTTATCCTTTCTGCAAAAGAGAGGCGTTCATGTCATGGTATCAAAATTCGATGCGGTTTCAACATGCTTAGATAAAAAGCGGTTTGCCGACTTTCTCATTAAGCAGCGCTTTCCCGCCATTCCGACAAGTTTAGCGATCGAAGAGTTGAAAACATCCCGTTATGTTGTCAAAGAAAGACGTGGAGCAGGTTCGCATCAATTGGGATTAAATTTGCCTAAGGAAGAGGCGATTATCCATAGCAAAGGACTCAAGGAACCAATTTTTCAACCTTATATAGAAGGGGAAGAATGGAGCGTAGATCTTTATCGCACAAAAGAGGGGCGAGTGAAAGGGTGCGTGGCCAGGCAGCGTAACTATGTAGTGGCAGGAGAGTCTCAAGTGACGACAACCGTCTCTTATCCTGCGCTCGAACGTCTTTGTGAAGAAATGGCCGATCATTTAGATTTATATGGACATGCAATTTTTCAGCTAATCGAGGATGCACAAGGCGATTTCCATGTCATTGAATGCAATCCCCGCTTTGGGGGAGCTTCTACAGTCAGCATTGCAATTGGATTGGATAGCTTCTTTTGGTTTTTTGTTGAATGTCTCGGACAAAGTCTGCAAGATTATCCCTTTATCAGAAGACAAGGAGAAGTGCGCCAAGTGCGTTATATGACAGATCGGATTATCCCATGGTCATCGTATTTGACTTAG
- a CDS encoding F-box protein — MQVYSTSPTLHYKNDLAGLSSKEIKKCRSFDSFINLSDSMRKKRAPNSPSPLLSTKIRRLNEDSETNCVAAVKIKINQQVLFIPFEIIIYILTFAEAKQVLAISLLSKQFFTLSEISLLWKELTLRKFPQVFPFLKPVTNWKNCYKQEFEEQINAISILRKYLCSFYPLHRAIKPGKISYYLAFNDEGRISAISCGKKETLQLPAPHNTLKTIPAEEWKICMPVYTHFIHLTKLDSDYPVNPFVQFQIIQKLTPLQEKRIAMLQDRINEWIQNTAEAEDLDKQVEETLKDHFIETKCLEQVRDPNQLPTPEEKAYFIFFRAFIGRFKFILSSGILIEENNREASSA, encoded by the coding sequence ATGCAGGTTTATTCAACTTCTCCCACCCTTCACTATAAAAATGATTTAGCAGGCTTATCTTCCAAAGAAATAAAAAAATGCCGGTCCTTTGATTCCTTTATCAATCTCTCGGATTCCATGAGAAAGAAAAGAGCGCCAAATAGCCCAAGCCCTCTCTTATCAACTAAAATTCGACGTCTTAATGAAGATAGCGAGACGAATTGCGTTGCTGCAGTAAAAATCAAGATCAATCAGCAGGTCTTATTTATTCCATTTGAAATTATTATCTATATTTTAACCTTTGCGGAAGCTAAGCAAGTTCTTGCCATTAGCCTTCTAAGCAAGCAATTTTTCACCCTTTCTGAAATCTCTCTATTATGGAAAGAGTTAACCCTGCGCAAATTTCCTCAGGTTTTTCCTTTTTTAAAGCCTGTCACGAATTGGAAAAATTGTTATAAACAAGAATTTGAAGAACAAATAAACGCCATTTCTATCCTTAGAAAATATCTTTGCTCTTTTTATCCTTTGCACAGAGCGATCAAGCCCGGAAAAATCAGCTATTACTTGGCCTTTAACGATGAAGGGCGAATTTCAGCTATTTCATGCGGGAAAAAAGAAACCTTACAATTACCCGCTCCTCATAATACGTTGAAGACTATACCGGCAGAAGAATGGAAGATCTGTATGCCTGTTTATACGCATTTCATTCATTTGACCAAACTGGACAGCGACTATCCTGTGAATCCTTTTGTTCAGTTTCAAATCATCCAAAAACTTACCCCTCTTCAAGAGAAAAGGATAGCCATGCTTCAGGATCGAATCAATGAATGGATTCAAAATACAGCAGAAGCAGAGGACCTAGATAAACAAGTCGAGGAAACCTTAAAAGACCACTTTATTGAGACAAAATGCCTCGAGCAAGTCCGCGATCCGAACCAATTGCCTACTCCTGAAGAAAAAGCCTATTTCATTTTTTTCCGCGCTTTTATCGGGCGTTTTAAATTCATTCTCTCTTCGGGCATTTTAATCGAGGAAAACAACAGGGAAGCCTCAAGCGCTTAA
- a CDS encoding bifunctional acetate--CoA ligase family protein/GNAT family N-acetyltransferase, with protein MIEAVNNRTDPSQNFIDRYPQRLDPLFHPRTVAVIGAKDNPGSVGRTIMSNLLSASFKGRIYPVNPKRDQVLGLKAYPSVSAIPEPIDLAIIVTPAQTVPKIIAECVEVHVKTAIIISAGFKELGEPGLKLEEEILSHARRGGLSIIGPNCLGVMNPINGLNATFAKGMALPGNVAFISQSGAMCTAVLDWSLKERVGFSAFVSIGSMADVNWGTLIDYLGNDPYTRSLLLYMETIGDARSFMTAAREVALEKPIIVIKAGRSQAAAKAAASHTGSLAGSDEVFDAALERIGVLRVNTIAELFNIASVLSKQPLPKGPHLSIVTNAGGPAVLATDATVLNHAELTPLSMDTIETLNHFLPSAWSHSNPIDILGDANADRYAKTIEVLADDAQTDGILVILSPQDMTDSTGTAVALKQFSQNNQKPLLASWMGGESVREGIGILNSAQIPTFDYPDNAAKTFATMWRYSKNLQSLYETPLLSRHEGQFMPGYEQIQHVLNHVQKENRTLLTEFESKQILDFYHIPVVKTLIAKQADQAVELAAQIGYPVVLKLFSQTISHKTDVGGVKLNLETDEQVSRAFQEIYQAVIQKAGKEHFEGVTVQRMVKHAGYELILGSSTDPQFGPVLLFGMGGQLVEVFKDRALAIPPLNKNLARQLMQKTNIYEALLGVRGRNAIDLSHLEDILVRFSQMIVENRRIKECDINPLLASEKEIIALDARIVLHEPSIDEANLPKLAIRPYPVNYIVETRLKNGIPVILRPIRPEDEPLIVNFHRELSEHSVRQRYFEFMSLDQRVAHERLVRICFNDYDRQWALIAEISQEGEKQIIGVGSLSRVPGTPYAQVKLIIADAYHNLGLGTKMLKQLLYIAKQENIQAVDGHILSENQGMLKICRRLGFELSSEKDPFIVHVRWQNAEN; from the coding sequence ATGATAGAAGCGGTTAATAATCGAACAGATCCTTCCCAAAACTTCATCGACCGGTACCCTCAGCGGCTTGACCCTCTTTTTCATCCGCGTACAGTGGCCGTTATTGGAGCCAAAGATAATCCAGGCAGTGTGGGAAGAACAATTATGTCTAACTTGCTCTCCGCCTCTTTTAAAGGCCGGATTTATCCCGTTAACCCTAAGCGCGACCAAGTGCTAGGCCTAAAGGCTTATCCTTCGGTTTCCGCTATCCCTGAGCCCATTGATCTGGCCATCATTGTCACCCCGGCTCAAACTGTTCCCAAAATTATTGCCGAATGCGTGGAAGTGCATGTTAAAACAGCCATCATCATTTCAGCAGGCTTTAAAGAACTGGGAGAGCCGGGCTTAAAGCTCGAAGAGGAAATCCTTTCACATGCAAGAAGAGGCGGGCTATCGATTATTGGCCCTAACTGTTTAGGGGTCATGAATCCCATTAATGGATTGAATGCCACTTTTGCCAAAGGAATGGCCCTACCTGGCAACGTCGCCTTTATTAGCCAGTCCGGAGCAATGTGTACAGCAGTCCTTGATTGGAGCTTAAAAGAAAGGGTGGGATTTAGCGCTTTCGTTTCAATCGGATCCATGGCAGATGTCAATTGGGGAACGCTTATCGATTATTTGGGTAACGACCCCTATACACGTAGCCTCTTGCTTTATATGGAGACAATTGGGGATGCTCGCTCTTTTATGACAGCTGCCCGCGAAGTGGCGTTGGAAAAGCCCATTATTGTGATTAAAGCGGGGCGTAGCCAGGCGGCAGCAAAAGCTGCTGCTTCGCATACAGGTTCGCTTGCAGGCAGCGATGAAGTTTTTGACGCTGCCCTTGAAAGAATAGGCGTGCTCAGGGTGAATACCATTGCTGAGCTTTTCAACATCGCTTCTGTCTTGTCTAAGCAGCCTCTTCCCAAAGGGCCGCACCTCTCCATTGTCACTAATGCGGGAGGGCCTGCCGTTCTCGCAACAGATGCGACGGTATTGAACCATGCTGAATTAACGCCTTTAAGTATGGATACAATCGAGACGCTTAATCATTTTTTGCCATCTGCCTGGAGTCATAGCAACCCTATTGATATTTTAGGCGATGCTAATGCCGATCGCTATGCTAAAACAATTGAAGTATTGGCTGACGATGCGCAGACAGATGGCATTCTCGTGATTCTTTCCCCTCAAGATATGACAGATTCAACCGGCACCGCAGTGGCTCTTAAGCAGTTTTCTCAGAACAATCAAAAGCCGCTTCTAGCAAGCTGGATGGGGGGCGAATCGGTTAGGGAAGGAATCGGTATTTTGAATTCGGCCCAAATACCGACATTCGATTATCCGGATAATGCAGCCAAAACATTTGCCACGATGTGGCGCTATAGCAAGAATTTACAAAGCCTTTATGAGACGCCTTTGCTAAGCCGGCATGAAGGACAATTTATGCCTGGATATGAACAGATTCAGCATGTCTTAAATCATGTTCAAAAAGAGAACCGCACCTTGCTAACAGAATTTGAGTCTAAGCAAATTCTTGATTTTTACCATATTCCGGTTGTTAAAACGCTAATAGCTAAACAAGCCGATCAGGCCGTAGAACTGGCCGCTCAAATCGGATATCCCGTAGTGCTAAAGCTGTTTTCACAGACAATCTCACATAAAACGGATGTGGGAGGGGTAAAATTGAATCTGGAAACAGATGAACAGGTATCTAGAGCTTTTCAAGAGATTTATCAAGCTGTTATCCAAAAAGCCGGAAAGGAACACTTTGAAGGCGTGACTGTCCAGCGAATGGTGAAGCATGCCGGCTATGAACTGATTTTAGGAAGTTCGACCGATCCGCAGTTTGGCCCTGTCTTGCTATTTGGAATGGGAGGACAGCTTGTCGAAGTCTTTAAGGACCGGGCGCTTGCTATTCCTCCGCTTAATAAAAATTTGGCCCGTCAGCTCATGCAAAAAACAAATATTTATGAAGCGCTTTTAGGAGTAAGGGGCCGGAATGCCATTGATTTATCCCACCTGGAGGATATTCTAGTTCGTTTTTCTCAAATGATTGTAGAAAATAGGCGCATTAAGGAATGCGACATCAATCCGCTTTTAGCCTCTGAAAAAGAAATCATAGCCTTGGACGCGCGTATTGTATTGCATGAGCCATCGATTGACGAAGCCAATTTGCCGAAATTGGCTATCCGCCCTTATCCGGTGAACTATATTGTTGAAACGAGATTAAAGAATGGAATACCGGTGATTTTGCGTCCCATTCGACCAGAAGACGAGCCTTTAATTGTAAATTTCCATCGAGAGCTTTCGGAGCACAGTGTAAGGCAGCGCTATTTTGAATTCATGAGCCTTGATCAAAGGGTAGCCCATGAACGCTTGGTCCGGATTTGCTTTAATGATTACGACCGGCAATGGGCCCTTATCGCAGAAATTTCTCAAGAGGGAGAAAAGCAGATCATTGGAGTCGGAAGCTTATCGCGCGTGCCGGGAACGCCTTATGCACAAGTTAAATTGATCATTGCCGATGCTTATCACAATTTAGGATTGGGCACCAAGATGCTAAAGCAGCTTCTTTATATTGCCAAACAGGAGAATATTCAGGCTGTTGACGGCCATATTCTGTCTGAGAATCAGGGCATGCTCAAGATTTGCCGGCGATTGGGCTTCGAACTGTCAAGCGAGAAAGATCCTTTTATTGTGCATGTAAGATGGCAGAATGCAGAAAATTAA
- a CDS encoding RNB domain-containing ribonuclease has translation MTTGFALPSTNLTELARQALLERHFFPDFSIEAKKELDRITGPAHPQSSSIKDLRNKLWFSLDNDDSKDLDQLTYAESLDQGKYKVFIAIADVDSLVKKDSALDRHAQNNTVTIYTPTKNFTMLPEKLSTDLTSLNPDEDRLAIVVEVLVNPDGSPGDYQIYSAFVHNYAKLAYNSVSDWLDGKAPIPERIAHAPKIEEQIRLQDNIAHLLKKYRHAQGALTLETIESYAIIKNGQVVDVKILEKNRGRNLIEDFMIAANGAVARFLSQHNLPSFKRVVRIPKRWDRIVEIAREKGGSLPDQPDAKALDLFLIKQRLTDPLHFPDLSLTVIKLLGKGEYIIEYPDQPPVGHFSLAVKHYTHSTAPNRRYPDIISQRLIKSILENSRTAYQPKELERLAKLCTEREDDADKIERRMKKSAVILLLASKLNETFDALVTGSAAKGTWVRIFHPIVEGKLIQGFENVDVGDTIRVKLVHLDIEKGFIDFIKV, from the coding sequence ATGACGACAGGCTTTGCTCTTCCTTCTACTAATTTAACCGAACTCGCCAGGCAAGCTTTGCTGGAGCGCCATTTTTTTCCTGATTTTTCAATAGAAGCGAAAAAAGAACTGGATCGCATCACAGGCCCTGCCCATCCTCAATCTTCTAGCATCAAAGACCTGCGGAATAAACTTTGGTTTTCTCTGGACAATGATGATTCCAAGGATTTGGACCAGCTCACCTACGCAGAATCTTTAGATCAAGGAAAATATAAAGTTTTCATTGCTATTGCTGATGTAGACAGCCTTGTAAAAAAGGATTCGGCGCTAGATAGGCATGCCCAAAACAATACAGTGACGATCTATACTCCAACTAAAAATTTCACGATGCTCCCCGAGAAACTCTCGACTGACTTGACTTCTTTAAATCCAGATGAAGACCGTCTAGCCATTGTTGTAGAAGTCCTTGTCAATCCGGATGGTTCACCCGGCGATTATCAAATTTATTCCGCATTTGTCCATAACTATGCCAAGCTCGCTTATAATAGCGTCTCGGATTGGCTGGATGGCAAAGCCCCTATTCCGGAACGCATTGCTCACGCCCCTAAAATAGAAGAGCAAATCAGGCTTCAAGACAATATTGCCCATCTTTTAAAAAAATATCGTCATGCCCAAGGAGCGCTTACCCTTGAGACTATTGAGTCCTATGCCATCATTAAAAACGGACAAGTAGTCGACGTAAAAATTTTAGAAAAAAACCGGGGACGCAATTTAATTGAAGATTTTATGATAGCCGCTAATGGAGCGGTCGCTCGTTTTTTAAGCCAACATAATCTCCCTTCTTTTAAACGAGTGGTCCGCATTCCCAAGCGATGGGATCGCATTGTTGAAATTGCCAGAGAAAAAGGGGGAAGCTTACCGGATCAGCCGGACGCTAAAGCCCTGGATTTGTTTTTAATCAAGCAGCGCTTGACCGATCCGCTTCATTTTCCGGATCTTTCCTTGACCGTTATTAAATTATTAGGTAAGGGAGAGTATATTATTGAATATCCCGATCAACCGCCAGTGGGACATTTCAGCTTAGCCGTAAAACACTATACTCACTCGACCGCGCCTAATCGCCGTTATCCTGATATCATTTCTCAACGCCTTATTAAATCTATTTTGGAGAACAGCCGGACTGCTTATCAACCTAAAGAACTTGAAAGGTTGGCCAAATTATGCACGGAAAGGGAAGATGATGCGGACAAAATTGAGCGAAGAATGAAAAAATCTGCTGTGATTTTATTATTGGCATCCAAATTAAATGAAACGTTTGATGCTTTAGTAACGGGAAGCGCTGCAAAAGGAACGTGGGTGCGCATTTTTCATCCCATTGTTGAAGGAAAACTCATTCAAGGGTTTGAAAATGTCGACGTCGGTGATACGATTCGCGTCAAACTCGTCCATCTTGATATAGAAAAAGGCTTTATTGATTTTATTAAAGTGTGA
- a CDS encoding HAD family hydrolase: MVIVFDLDDTLYEEMSFVRSGFSVVADYLSPLLHMPAQDIFHDLNDLVAVQRDSVFNRFLEEKGIHSLQLIKRCLSVYRGHQPSISLYPAAKACLERFQGHPLYIVTDGNKLVQRRKFLALGLDRLVRRCFFTYAHGLHRSKPSPYCFEKICQIERVDPSHVIYVADNPQKDFVGIKPLGFHTIRVLTGPYAQSQVELAYEAEVRIKSLDELDERLVRSLIT; encoded by the coding sequence ATGGTCATCGTATTTGACTTAGATGATACTCTTTATGAAGAAATGTCCTTTGTGCGAAGCGGATTTTCTGTTGTTGCCGACTATCTCAGTCCGCTTCTTCATATGCCTGCACAGGATATTTTCCATGATCTGAACGACCTGGTTGCCGTTCAGCGCGACAGCGTTTTCAATCGTTTTCTTGAAGAAAAGGGGATTCATAGCCTGCAATTGATCAAACGCTGTCTAAGCGTCTATAGAGGGCACCAACCTAGCATCAGTCTCTATCCCGCAGCTAAGGCTTGCTTGGAGCGATTCCAAGGCCATCCCCTTTACATTGTAACGGATGGTAACAAGCTTGTCCAAAGAAGAAAATTTTTAGCGTTGGGCTTAGACCGTTTAGTCCGGCGCTGCTTTTTTACGTATGCTCACGGCCTTCATCGCTCCAAGCCTTCTCCTTATTGCTTTGAAAAGATTTGTCAAATTGAGCGCGTGGATCCTTCACACGTTATTTATGTGGCGGATAATCCGCAAAAAGACTTTGTTGGAATTAAGCCGTTGGGATTTCATACCATCCGCGTTCTCACAGGACCTTATGCCCAATCGCAGGTAGAACTGGCCTACGAGGCCGAGGTGCGAATTAAAAGCTTAGATGAATTAGATGAACGCTTGGTAAGAAGCTTAATAACCTGA
- a CDS encoding pirin family protein — translation MPIRIRRSAQRGFFDHGWLKTFHTFSFGQYYDAEQMGFRSLRVLNEDFISPGVGFPLHSHQDMEIFSVVLEGGLSHQDDIGNGTILRPGKIQLMSAGQGVTHSEYNASDKTDAHFLQIWILPHTRKLKPSYQEKYFPPETRHNQWGLIISNDGRDGSLHIHQDVSVYLADLDQDVQLQKEIAEGRYGWLQVAEGKLDLNGEELEAGDGAAISQTSALVVRAIKPSKLVFLDLN, via the coding sequence ATGCCCATTCGTATACGCCGTTCAGCTCAAAGAGGATTTTTTGATCATGGATGGCTTAAGACTTTTCATACATTCTCTTTTGGGCAATACTACGATGCGGAACAAATGGGATTTCGATCCTTAAGAGTTCTCAATGAGGATTTTATCAGCCCCGGCGTGGGTTTTCCTCTCCATTCCCATCAAGACATGGAAATTTTTTCTGTAGTCTTGGAAGGCGGCTTATCGCATCAAGATGACATAGGAAATGGAACCATTTTGCGACCGGGAAAAATTCAATTGATGTCAGCCGGGCAGGGAGTCACACATAGCGAATATAATGCCTCTGATAAGACGGATGCCCATTTTTTACAAATTTGGATTCTCCCTCATACACGCAAGTTGAAACCGAGTTATCAAGAAAAGTATTTTCCTCCTGAGACCCGGCATAACCAATGGGGATTGATTATTTCAAATGACGGTAGAGACGGTTCATTGCATATTCATCAAGATGTGTCGGTTTATTTAGCTGATTTGGACCAAGATGTTCAGCTACAAAAAGAAATAGCGGAAGGTCGCTATGGCTGGCTGCAAGTGGCGGAGGGCAAACTTGACCTAAATGGCGAGGAATTAGAAGCTGGCGATGGCGCAGCCATCAGCCAAACTTCCGCTCTCGTTGTTCGGGCTATTAAGCCGAGCAAACTTGTCTTTTTAGATTTGAATTAA